A genome region from Manihot esculenta cultivar AM560-2 chromosome 5, M.esculenta_v8, whole genome shotgun sequence includes the following:
- the LOC110615247 gene encoding methylcrotonoyl-CoA carboxylase subunit alpha, mitochondrial isoform X2 → MASMASVLRRKLNLKPFLIQVRFLSVSSHAFETTQRIEKILVANRGEIACRIMRTANRLGIRTVAVYSDADRDSLHVKSADEAVHIGPPPARLSYLSGPSIVEAAIRTGAQAIHPGYGFLSESADFAKLCEDTGLTFIGPPASAIRDMGDKSASKRIMGAAGVPLVPGYHGDEQDIELMKSEADKIGYPILIKPTHGGGGKGMRIVQSPNQFVDSFLGAQREAAASFGVNTILLEKYITHPRHIEVQIFGDKYGNVLHLYERDCSIQRRHQKIIEEAPAPNVMNDFRSHLGQAAVSAAKAVGYHNAGTVEFIVDKVSGQFYFMEMNTRLQVEHPVTEMIVGQDLVEWQIRVANGEPLPLSQSQVPLLGHAFETRIYAENVPKGFLPATGFLHHYRPVAVSSAVRVETGVEEGDTVSMHYDPMIAKLVVWGENRAAALSKLKDCLSKFQVAGVPTNINFLQKLANHRAFEDGDVETHFIENHKDDLFIDPNNSLLAKEAYSSARFSAGLAAACLCEKEHSFLKEGYGGSSLHPIWYSHPPFRVHHLARHTMVLEWDNEFDGSGSNHLTMMISVIYQPNGNYLIETGEIGSPGLEIKAMHMHDHDFRVETDGLSMSISLAAYSKDETQHIHIWHGTHHHHFRQKLGIDLCDDEETQHKTNFETASHPPGTVVAPMAGLVVKVLVKDESKVEEGQPILVLEAMKMEHVVKAPFAGYVHGLQVTAGQQVSDSSLLFIIKDAS, encoded by the exons ATGGCGTCGATGGCTTCAGTCCTCCGTCGAAAACTCAACCTCAAGCCCTTCCTCATCCAAGTAAGATTCCTCTCCGTATCTTCTCATGCCTTTGAAACGACACAGCGCATAGAGAAAATATTGGTTGCGAACCGGGGTGAAATTGCTTGTAGGATCATGAGGACAGCCAACCGGCTAGGGATTCGAACTGTTGCCGTTTACAGCGACGCTGACAGAGACTCTCTTCATGTTAAATCAGCTGACGAGGCGGTTCATATAGGTCCACCTCCGGCAAGGCTGAGTTATTTGAGTGGTCCTTCAATTGTTGAGGCTGCCATTCGTACTGGTGCTCAG GCTATCCATCCAGGATATGGTTTCTTATCTGAGAGTGCAGATTTTGCTAAACTTTGTGAAGATACGGGTCTTACATTTATTGGTCCTCCTGCTTCAGCAATTCGGGACATGGGAGATAAAAG TGCATCCAAGAGGATAATGGGTGCTGCAGGGGTGCCACTTGTCCCAGGATATCATGGCGATGAGCAAGATATTGAACTCATGAAGTCAGAAGCAGATAAAATTGGATACCCGATCTTGATAAAGCCAACTCATGGAGGTGGAGGAAAG GGTATGAGGATTGTACAAAGCCCAAATCAATTCGTTGACTCTTTCTTGGGAGCACAACGTGAGGCTGCAGCCTCTTTTGGTGTAAACACAATTTTGCTAGAGAAATACATCACACATCCAAGACATATAGAAGTCCAG ATTTTTGGAGACAAATATGGAAATGTACTACATTTATATGAAAGGGATTGCAGCATACAGAGAAGACATCAGAAGATAATTGAAGAAGCTCCAGCT CCAAATGTTATGAATGACTTCCGCTCCCACTTGGGTCAGGCTGCAGTATCTGCAGCAAAG GCTGTTGGTTACCACAATGCTGGGACTGTGGAGTTTATAGTTGACAAAGTCTCCggccaattttattttatggagATGAACACACGTCTTCAG GTTGAGCATCCTGTGACAGAGATGATTGTTGGTCAAGATCTTGTAGAATGGCAAATTCGGGTTGCAAATGGAGAACCACTTCCCCTTAGTCAATCACAGGTGCCATTGTTGG GTCATGCATTTGAAACTCGAATATATGCTGAAAATGTTCCTAAAGGATTTCTTCCGGCAACTGGATTTCTTCATCATTATCGCCCTGTTGCAGTCTCGTCAGCAG TTCGCGTTGAGACTGGAGTTGAAGAGGGGGACACTGTTAGCATGCACTATGATCCTATGATTGCAAAGCTTGTAGTCTGGGGAGAAAACCGTGCTGCAGCATTGAGCAAACTGAAGGATTGCTTATCAAAATTTCAG GTCGCAGGAGTGCCAACTAATATCAATTTTCTCCAAAAACTTGCTAACCATAGAGCTTTTGAAGATGGCGACGTGGAAACCCACTTTATTGAGAACCATAAAGATGATCTCTTCATTGATCCTAATAATTCATTGTTAGCCAAAGAGGCATATAGTAGTGCAAGATTCAGCGCAGGTCTGGCAGCTGCATGTCTTTGTGAAAAAGAACACTCTTTTTTGAAGGAAGGTTATG GAGGAAGCAGCTTGCACCCCATATGGTATTCTCATCCTCCTTTCAGAGTCCACCATCTTGCTAGGCATACTATGGTATTGGAGTGGGACAATGAATTTGATGGCAGTGGCTCAAATCATCTGACAATGATGATTTCTGTAATTTACCAGCCAAATGGGAACTATCTGATTGAG ACTGGAGAAATTGGTTCCCCTGGTTTAGAAATCAAggcaatgcacatgcatgaccATGATTTCAGGGTTGAGACTGATGGTTTAAGCATGAGTATTAGTTTGGCTGCTTATTCAAAG GATGAGACACAGCACATTCATATATGGCATGGAACACACCACCACCATTTTAGACAAAAATTGGGGATTGATTTATGTGATGATGAAGAAACCCAACACAAGACCAATTTTGAGACTGCATCTCACCCCCCTGGAACTGTGGTGGCTCCCATGGCTGGTTTAGTGGTTAAGGTCCTTGTGAAGGATGAATCAAAAGTGGAGGAAGGGCAACCTATATTGGTGTTAGAAGCAATGAAAATGGAG CACGTTGTGAAGGCGCCATTTGCGGGGTATGTTCATGGGCTTCAAGTGACAGCTGGCCAACAAGTTTCAGATAGCAGTCTTCTCTTCATTATTAAG GACGCGTCTTGA
- the LOC110615247 gene encoding methylcrotonoyl-CoA carboxylase subunit alpha, mitochondrial isoform X1, whose product MASMASVLRRKLNLKPFLIQVRFLSVSSHAFETTQRIEKILVANRGEIACRIMRTANRLGIRTVAVYSDADRDSLHVKSADEAVHIGPPPARLSYLSGPSIVEAAIRTGAQAIHPGYGFLSESADFAKLCEDTGLTFIGPPASAIRDMGDKSASKRIMGAAGVPLVPGYHGDEQDIELMKSEADKIGYPILIKPTHGGGGKGMRIVQSPNQFVDSFLGAQREAAASFGVNTILLEKYITHPRHIEVQIFGDKYGNVLHLYERDCSIQRRHQKIIEEAPAPNVMNDFRSHLGQAAVSAAKAVGYHNAGTVEFIVDKVSGQFYFMEMNTRLQVEHPVTEMIVGQDLVEWQIRVANGEPLPLSQSQVPLLGHAFETRIYAENVPKGFLPATGFLHHYRPVAVSSAVRVETGVEEGDTVSMHYDPMIAKLVVWGENRAAALSKLKDCLSKFQVAGVPTNINFLQKLANHRAFEDGDVETHFIENHKDDLFIDPNNSLLAKEAYSSARFSAGLAAACLCEKEHSFLKEGYGGSSLHPIWYSHPPFRVHHLARHTMVLEWDNEFDGSGSNHLTMMISVIYQPNGNYLIETGEIGSPGLEIKAMHMHDHDFRVETDGLSMSISLAAYSKDETQHIHIWHGTHHHHFRQKLGIDLCDDEETQHKTNFETASHPPGTVVAPMAGLVVKVLVKDESKVEEGQPILVLEAMKMEHVVKAPFAGYVHGLQVTAGQQVSDSSLLFIIKENHPILCIP is encoded by the exons ATGGCGTCGATGGCTTCAGTCCTCCGTCGAAAACTCAACCTCAAGCCCTTCCTCATCCAAGTAAGATTCCTCTCCGTATCTTCTCATGCCTTTGAAACGACACAGCGCATAGAGAAAATATTGGTTGCGAACCGGGGTGAAATTGCTTGTAGGATCATGAGGACAGCCAACCGGCTAGGGATTCGAACTGTTGCCGTTTACAGCGACGCTGACAGAGACTCTCTTCATGTTAAATCAGCTGACGAGGCGGTTCATATAGGTCCACCTCCGGCAAGGCTGAGTTATTTGAGTGGTCCTTCAATTGTTGAGGCTGCCATTCGTACTGGTGCTCAG GCTATCCATCCAGGATATGGTTTCTTATCTGAGAGTGCAGATTTTGCTAAACTTTGTGAAGATACGGGTCTTACATTTATTGGTCCTCCTGCTTCAGCAATTCGGGACATGGGAGATAAAAG TGCATCCAAGAGGATAATGGGTGCTGCAGGGGTGCCACTTGTCCCAGGATATCATGGCGATGAGCAAGATATTGAACTCATGAAGTCAGAAGCAGATAAAATTGGATACCCGATCTTGATAAAGCCAACTCATGGAGGTGGAGGAAAG GGTATGAGGATTGTACAAAGCCCAAATCAATTCGTTGACTCTTTCTTGGGAGCACAACGTGAGGCTGCAGCCTCTTTTGGTGTAAACACAATTTTGCTAGAGAAATACATCACACATCCAAGACATATAGAAGTCCAG ATTTTTGGAGACAAATATGGAAATGTACTACATTTATATGAAAGGGATTGCAGCATACAGAGAAGACATCAGAAGATAATTGAAGAAGCTCCAGCT CCAAATGTTATGAATGACTTCCGCTCCCACTTGGGTCAGGCTGCAGTATCTGCAGCAAAG GCTGTTGGTTACCACAATGCTGGGACTGTGGAGTTTATAGTTGACAAAGTCTCCggccaattttattttatggagATGAACACACGTCTTCAG GTTGAGCATCCTGTGACAGAGATGATTGTTGGTCAAGATCTTGTAGAATGGCAAATTCGGGTTGCAAATGGAGAACCACTTCCCCTTAGTCAATCACAGGTGCCATTGTTGG GTCATGCATTTGAAACTCGAATATATGCTGAAAATGTTCCTAAAGGATTTCTTCCGGCAACTGGATTTCTTCATCATTATCGCCCTGTTGCAGTCTCGTCAGCAG TTCGCGTTGAGACTGGAGTTGAAGAGGGGGACACTGTTAGCATGCACTATGATCCTATGATTGCAAAGCTTGTAGTCTGGGGAGAAAACCGTGCTGCAGCATTGAGCAAACTGAAGGATTGCTTATCAAAATTTCAG GTCGCAGGAGTGCCAACTAATATCAATTTTCTCCAAAAACTTGCTAACCATAGAGCTTTTGAAGATGGCGACGTGGAAACCCACTTTATTGAGAACCATAAAGATGATCTCTTCATTGATCCTAATAATTCATTGTTAGCCAAAGAGGCATATAGTAGTGCAAGATTCAGCGCAGGTCTGGCAGCTGCATGTCTTTGTGAAAAAGAACACTCTTTTTTGAAGGAAGGTTATG GAGGAAGCAGCTTGCACCCCATATGGTATTCTCATCCTCCTTTCAGAGTCCACCATCTTGCTAGGCATACTATGGTATTGGAGTGGGACAATGAATTTGATGGCAGTGGCTCAAATCATCTGACAATGATGATTTCTGTAATTTACCAGCCAAATGGGAACTATCTGATTGAG ACTGGAGAAATTGGTTCCCCTGGTTTAGAAATCAAggcaatgcacatgcatgaccATGATTTCAGGGTTGAGACTGATGGTTTAAGCATGAGTATTAGTTTGGCTGCTTATTCAAAG GATGAGACACAGCACATTCATATATGGCATGGAACACACCACCACCATTTTAGACAAAAATTGGGGATTGATTTATGTGATGATGAAGAAACCCAACACAAGACCAATTTTGAGACTGCATCTCACCCCCCTGGAACTGTGGTGGCTCCCATGGCTGGTTTAGTGGTTAAGGTCCTTGTGAAGGATGAATCAAAAGTGGAGGAAGGGCAACCTATATTGGTGTTAGAAGCAATGAAAATGGAG CACGTTGTGAAGGCGCCATTTGCGGGGTATGTTCATGGGCTTCAAGTGACAGCTGGCCAACAAGTTTCAGATAGCAGTCTTCTCTTCATTATTAAG GAGAATCATCCAATATTATGCATTCCTTGA
- the LOC110615247 gene encoding methylcrotonoyl-CoA carboxylase subunit alpha, mitochondrial isoform X3, whose product MASMASVLRRKLNLKPFLIQVRFLSVSSHAFETTQRIEKILVANRGEIACRIMRTANRLGIRTVAVYSDADRDSLHVKSADEAVHIGPPPARLSYLSGPSIVEAAIRTGAQAIHPGYGFLSESADFAKLCEDTGLTFIGPPASAIRDMGDKSASKRIMGAAGVPLVPGYHGDEQDIELMKSEADKIGYPILIKPTHGGGGKGMRIVQSPNQFVDSFLGAQREAAASFGVNTILLEKYITHPRHIEVQIFGDKYGNVLHLYERDCSIQRRHQKIIEEAPAPNVMNDFRSHLGQAAVSAAKAVGYHNAGTVEFIVDKVSGQFYFMEMNTRLQVEHPVTEMIVGQDLVEWQIRVANGEPLPLSQSQVPLLGHAFETRIYAENVPKGFLPATGFLHHYRPVAVSSAVRVETGVEEGDTVSMHYDPMIAKLVVWGENRAAALSKLKDCLSKFQVAGVPTNINFLQKLANHRAFEDGDVETHFIENHKDDLFIDPNNSLLAKEAYSSARFSAGLAAACLCEKEHSFLKEGYGGSSLHPIWYSHPPFRVHHLARHTMVLEWDNEFDGSGSNHLTMMISVIYQPNGNYLIETGEIGSPGLEIKAMHMHDHDFRVETDGLSMSISLAAYSKDETQHIHIWHGTHHHHFRQKLGIDLCDDEETQHKTNFETASHPPGTVVAPMAGLVVKVLVKDESKVEEGQPILVLEAMKMEHVVKAPFAGYVHGLQVTAGQQVSDSSLLFIIKDG is encoded by the exons ATGGCGTCGATGGCTTCAGTCCTCCGTCGAAAACTCAACCTCAAGCCCTTCCTCATCCAAGTAAGATTCCTCTCCGTATCTTCTCATGCCTTTGAAACGACACAGCGCATAGAGAAAATATTGGTTGCGAACCGGGGTGAAATTGCTTGTAGGATCATGAGGACAGCCAACCGGCTAGGGATTCGAACTGTTGCCGTTTACAGCGACGCTGACAGAGACTCTCTTCATGTTAAATCAGCTGACGAGGCGGTTCATATAGGTCCACCTCCGGCAAGGCTGAGTTATTTGAGTGGTCCTTCAATTGTTGAGGCTGCCATTCGTACTGGTGCTCAG GCTATCCATCCAGGATATGGTTTCTTATCTGAGAGTGCAGATTTTGCTAAACTTTGTGAAGATACGGGTCTTACATTTATTGGTCCTCCTGCTTCAGCAATTCGGGACATGGGAGATAAAAG TGCATCCAAGAGGATAATGGGTGCTGCAGGGGTGCCACTTGTCCCAGGATATCATGGCGATGAGCAAGATATTGAACTCATGAAGTCAGAAGCAGATAAAATTGGATACCCGATCTTGATAAAGCCAACTCATGGAGGTGGAGGAAAG GGTATGAGGATTGTACAAAGCCCAAATCAATTCGTTGACTCTTTCTTGGGAGCACAACGTGAGGCTGCAGCCTCTTTTGGTGTAAACACAATTTTGCTAGAGAAATACATCACACATCCAAGACATATAGAAGTCCAG ATTTTTGGAGACAAATATGGAAATGTACTACATTTATATGAAAGGGATTGCAGCATACAGAGAAGACATCAGAAGATAATTGAAGAAGCTCCAGCT CCAAATGTTATGAATGACTTCCGCTCCCACTTGGGTCAGGCTGCAGTATCTGCAGCAAAG GCTGTTGGTTACCACAATGCTGGGACTGTGGAGTTTATAGTTGACAAAGTCTCCggccaattttattttatggagATGAACACACGTCTTCAG GTTGAGCATCCTGTGACAGAGATGATTGTTGGTCAAGATCTTGTAGAATGGCAAATTCGGGTTGCAAATGGAGAACCACTTCCCCTTAGTCAATCACAGGTGCCATTGTTGG GTCATGCATTTGAAACTCGAATATATGCTGAAAATGTTCCTAAAGGATTTCTTCCGGCAACTGGATTTCTTCATCATTATCGCCCTGTTGCAGTCTCGTCAGCAG TTCGCGTTGAGACTGGAGTTGAAGAGGGGGACACTGTTAGCATGCACTATGATCCTATGATTGCAAAGCTTGTAGTCTGGGGAGAAAACCGTGCTGCAGCATTGAGCAAACTGAAGGATTGCTTATCAAAATTTCAG GTCGCAGGAGTGCCAACTAATATCAATTTTCTCCAAAAACTTGCTAACCATAGAGCTTTTGAAGATGGCGACGTGGAAACCCACTTTATTGAGAACCATAAAGATGATCTCTTCATTGATCCTAATAATTCATTGTTAGCCAAAGAGGCATATAGTAGTGCAAGATTCAGCGCAGGTCTGGCAGCTGCATGTCTTTGTGAAAAAGAACACTCTTTTTTGAAGGAAGGTTATG GAGGAAGCAGCTTGCACCCCATATGGTATTCTCATCCTCCTTTCAGAGTCCACCATCTTGCTAGGCATACTATGGTATTGGAGTGGGACAATGAATTTGATGGCAGTGGCTCAAATCATCTGACAATGATGATTTCTGTAATTTACCAGCCAAATGGGAACTATCTGATTGAG ACTGGAGAAATTGGTTCCCCTGGTTTAGAAATCAAggcaatgcacatgcatgaccATGATTTCAGGGTTGAGACTGATGGTTTAAGCATGAGTATTAGTTTGGCTGCTTATTCAAAG GATGAGACACAGCACATTCATATATGGCATGGAACACACCACCACCATTTTAGACAAAAATTGGGGATTGATTTATGTGATGATGAAGAAACCCAACACAAGACCAATTTTGAGACTGCATCTCACCCCCCTGGAACTGTGGTGGCTCCCATGGCTGGTTTAGTGGTTAAGGTCCTTGTGAAGGATGAATCAAAAGTGGAGGAAGGGCAACCTATATTGGTGTTAGAAGCAATGAAAATGGAG CACGTTGTGAAGGCGCCATTTGCGGGGTATGTTCATGGGCTTCAAGTGACAGCTGGCCAACAAGTTTCAGATAGCAGTCTTCTCTTCATTATTAAG GACGGATAG
- the LOC110615247 gene encoding methylcrotonoyl-CoA carboxylase subunit alpha, mitochondrial isoform X4 — protein MRTANRLGIRTVAVYSDADRDSLHVKSADEAVHIGPPPARLSYLSGPSIVEAAIRTGAQAIHPGYGFLSESADFAKLCEDTGLTFIGPPASAIRDMGDKSASKRIMGAAGVPLVPGYHGDEQDIELMKSEADKIGYPILIKPTHGGGGKGMRIVQSPNQFVDSFLGAQREAAASFGVNTILLEKYITHPRHIEVQIFGDKYGNVLHLYERDCSIQRRHQKIIEEAPAPNVMNDFRSHLGQAAVSAAKAVGYHNAGTVEFIVDKVSGQFYFMEMNTRLQVEHPVTEMIVGQDLVEWQIRVANGEPLPLSQSQVPLLGHAFETRIYAENVPKGFLPATGFLHHYRPVAVSSAVRVETGVEEGDTVSMHYDPMIAKLVVWGENRAAALSKLKDCLSKFQVAGVPTNINFLQKLANHRAFEDGDVETHFIENHKDDLFIDPNNSLLAKEAYSSARFSAGLAAACLCEKEHSFLKEGYGGSSLHPIWYSHPPFRVHHLARHTMVLEWDNEFDGSGSNHLTMMISVIYQPNGNYLIETGEIGSPGLEIKAMHMHDHDFRVETDGLSMSISLAAYSKDETQHIHIWHGTHHHHFRQKLGIDLCDDEETQHKTNFETASHPPGTVVAPMAGLVVKVLVKDESKVEEGQPILVLEAMKMEHVVKAPFAGYVHGLQVTAGQQVSDSSLLFIIKENHPILCIP, from the exons ATGAGGACAGCCAACCGGCTAGGGATTCGAACTGTTGCCGTTTACAGCGACGCTGACAGAGACTCTCTTCATGTTAAATCAGCTGACGAGGCGGTTCATATAGGTCCACCTCCGGCAAGGCTGAGTTATTTGAGTGGTCCTTCAATTGTTGAGGCTGCCATTCGTACTGGTGCTCAG GCTATCCATCCAGGATATGGTTTCTTATCTGAGAGTGCAGATTTTGCTAAACTTTGTGAAGATACGGGTCTTACATTTATTGGTCCTCCTGCTTCAGCAATTCGGGACATGGGAGATAAAAG TGCATCCAAGAGGATAATGGGTGCTGCAGGGGTGCCACTTGTCCCAGGATATCATGGCGATGAGCAAGATATTGAACTCATGAAGTCAGAAGCAGATAAAATTGGATACCCGATCTTGATAAAGCCAACTCATGGAGGTGGAGGAAAG GGTATGAGGATTGTACAAAGCCCAAATCAATTCGTTGACTCTTTCTTGGGAGCACAACGTGAGGCTGCAGCCTCTTTTGGTGTAAACACAATTTTGCTAGAGAAATACATCACACATCCAAGACATATAGAAGTCCAG ATTTTTGGAGACAAATATGGAAATGTACTACATTTATATGAAAGGGATTGCAGCATACAGAGAAGACATCAGAAGATAATTGAAGAAGCTCCAGCT CCAAATGTTATGAATGACTTCCGCTCCCACTTGGGTCAGGCTGCAGTATCTGCAGCAAAG GCTGTTGGTTACCACAATGCTGGGACTGTGGAGTTTATAGTTGACAAAGTCTCCggccaattttattttatggagATGAACACACGTCTTCAG GTTGAGCATCCTGTGACAGAGATGATTGTTGGTCAAGATCTTGTAGAATGGCAAATTCGGGTTGCAAATGGAGAACCACTTCCCCTTAGTCAATCACAGGTGCCATTGTTGG GTCATGCATTTGAAACTCGAATATATGCTGAAAATGTTCCTAAAGGATTTCTTCCGGCAACTGGATTTCTTCATCATTATCGCCCTGTTGCAGTCTCGTCAGCAG TTCGCGTTGAGACTGGAGTTGAAGAGGGGGACACTGTTAGCATGCACTATGATCCTATGATTGCAAAGCTTGTAGTCTGGGGAGAAAACCGTGCTGCAGCATTGAGCAAACTGAAGGATTGCTTATCAAAATTTCAG GTCGCAGGAGTGCCAACTAATATCAATTTTCTCCAAAAACTTGCTAACCATAGAGCTTTTGAAGATGGCGACGTGGAAACCCACTTTATTGAGAACCATAAAGATGATCTCTTCATTGATCCTAATAATTCATTGTTAGCCAAAGAGGCATATAGTAGTGCAAGATTCAGCGCAGGTCTGGCAGCTGCATGTCTTTGTGAAAAAGAACACTCTTTTTTGAAGGAAGGTTATG GAGGAAGCAGCTTGCACCCCATATGGTATTCTCATCCTCCTTTCAGAGTCCACCATCTTGCTAGGCATACTATGGTATTGGAGTGGGACAATGAATTTGATGGCAGTGGCTCAAATCATCTGACAATGATGATTTCTGTAATTTACCAGCCAAATGGGAACTATCTGATTGAG ACTGGAGAAATTGGTTCCCCTGGTTTAGAAATCAAggcaatgcacatgcatgaccATGATTTCAGGGTTGAGACTGATGGTTTAAGCATGAGTATTAGTTTGGCTGCTTATTCAAAG GATGAGACACAGCACATTCATATATGGCATGGAACACACCACCACCATTTTAGACAAAAATTGGGGATTGATTTATGTGATGATGAAGAAACCCAACACAAGACCAATTTTGAGACTGCATCTCACCCCCCTGGAACTGTGGTGGCTCCCATGGCTGGTTTAGTGGTTAAGGTCCTTGTGAAGGATGAATCAAAAGTGGAGGAAGGGCAACCTATATTGGTGTTAGAAGCAATGAAAATGGAG CACGTTGTGAAGGCGCCATTTGCGGGGTATGTTCATGGGCTTCAAGTGACAGCTGGCCAACAAGTTTCAGATAGCAGTCTTCTCTTCATTATTAAG GAGAATCATCCAATATTATGCATTCCTTGA
- the LOC110616183 gene encoding serine/threonine-protein kinase STY13 has product MESNNGQGLEQGLKTEEFSTHEVDATSNAVENSLSSKVKDVGSISNREMYFRADKIDFKSWDIQLDKHLSRAWSRDREVQRRREEWEIDLIKLDLRHVIAQGTYGIVYRGNYDGQDVAVKILNWGEDGIATAAEIAAVRSSFRQEVAVWHKLDHANVTKFVGASMGTSDLKLPAKSPMNGSYDSHPSTACCVILEYLPGGTLKKFLIRNRRKKLAFKVVIQLALDLSRGLSYLHSKRIVHRDVKTENMLLDVHRTLKIADFGVARVEAQNPRDMTGETGTLGYMAPEVLDGKPYNRKCDVYSFGICLWEIYCCDMPYPDLSFAEVSSLVVRQNLRPEIPRCCPSSFAGIMRKCWDANPDKRPEMDEVVRLLEAIDTSKGGGMIPEDQTTGCFCFSSVRGP; this is encoded by the exons ATGGAATCAAACAATGGCCAGGGACTCGAACAAGGTTTAAAAACTGAGGAATTCAGTACCCATGAAGTAGATGCTACTTCAAACGCGGTTGAAAATAGCTTGAGTTCAAAGGTGAAGGATGTGGGCAGTATTAGCAATAGAGAAATGTATTTTAGAGCAGATAAAATTGATTTCAAGAGCTGGGATATTCAACTAGATAAGCACCTCAGCCGTGCTTGGTCGAGGGACAGAGAAGTGCAGAGGAGAAGGGAAGAGTgggagattgatttgattaaactggATTTAAGGCATGTTATTGCTCAGGGAACTTATGGGATTGTGTATAGAGGCAATTATGACGGTCAAGATGTTGCTG TGAAGATATTGAATTGGGGGGAGGATGGAATTGCCACTGCTGCTGAAATTGCTGCTGTGCGGTCATCATTTAGGCAAGAGGTTGCTGTTTGGCATAAACTCGACCATGCAAATGTTACAAAG TTTGTTGGAGCTTCAATGGGTACTTCGGATCTTAAACTTCCTGCCAAAAGCCCCATGAATGGAAGTTATGATTCTCATCCTTCCACAGCATGCTGCGTTATTCTCGAGTACCTTCCAGGTGGGACGTTAAAGAAATTCTTAATCAGAAATAGGAGAAAGAAACTTGCCTTCAAGGTTGTGATTCAACTTGCTTTGGACCTTTCGAGGGG TTTGAGCTATCTTCATTCTAAAAGGATTGTACATCGTGATGTTAAGACAGAAAATATGTTGTTAGATGTTCATAGAACTTTGAAAATAGCTGATTTTGGTGTTGCTCGAGTTGAAGCTCAGAACCCAAGGGACATGACTGGGGAAACTGGTACTCTTGGATACATGGCCCCAGAG GTTCTTGATGGTAAGCCTTACAATCGCAAATGTGATGTTTACAGCTTTGGTATATGCTTATGGGAAATTTATTGCTGTGACATGCCTTATCCCGATCTTAGCTTTGCTGAAGTATCATCTCTAGTAGTTCGACAG AATCTGAGACCAGAAATCCCTAGATGTTGCCCAAGTTCATTTGCAGGCATCATGAGAAAATGTTGGGATGCAAATCCAGACAAACGTCCTGAGATGGACGAGGTAGTGAGGCTGCTAGAAGCAATAGACACAAGCAAAGGAGGTGGCATGATTCCTGAAGATCAAACAACTGGCTGTTTCTGTTTTAGTTCAGTTCGTGGACCGTGA